Proteins encoded together in one Chryseobacterium sp. G0201 window:
- the namA gene encoding NADPH dehydrogenase NamA: MLYTPIKFRNVELKNRWVMSPMCMYSCENGMANDFHYVHYGSRSQGGTGLIMVEATGVEPRGRITNHCMGIWNDEQAEKLQKIVEFVHKNSDSKIGIQIAHAGRKGSTWNNLQIPVEEGWETVAPSPIPYHPTERIPHVLTVEEIKEQVQNFKEAVRRAVKAGFDVIEIHGAHGYLVHQFLSPLSNIRTDEYGGSFENRIRFLLEIVDAVNEELNENVALFVRISGTEYAENGWDIESSVELAKVLKNHSVDLVDVSSGGNIHGVKIPLFDGYQVPLSSQVKNEAEVKTGAVGLIKKVSHAEEILQKGDADLIFIAREILRNPYIAVQGSFEMNEECFFPHQYLRAKISS, encoded by the coding sequence ATGTTATACACTCCTATAAAATTCAGAAATGTTGAGTTAAAGAACCGTTGGGTAATGTCTCCAATGTGTATGTATTCTTGTGAAAACGGGATGGCTAATGATTTTCATTATGTACATTACGGAAGCAGGTCGCAGGGCGGAACAGGATTAATTATGGTAGAAGCAACCGGAGTTGAACCCCGCGGAAGGATCACCAACCATTGCATGGGTATCTGGAATGACGAACAGGCCGAGAAACTACAGAAAATTGTTGAGTTTGTACATAAAAATTCAGACAGCAAAATAGGAATACAAATTGCTCATGCAGGAAGAAAAGGTTCAACTTGGAACAATCTGCAAATCCCTGTTGAAGAAGGTTGGGAAACTGTTGCGCCAAGCCCGATTCCTTATCATCCCACAGAAAGAATTCCGCATGTTTTAACAGTAGAAGAGATTAAAGAACAGGTTCAAAACTTTAAAGAGGCTGTAAGAAGAGCTGTAAAAGCAGGTTTTGATGTGATTGAAATTCACGGAGCACATGGATATTTGGTTCATCAGTTTTTATCTCCGCTTTCCAACATCAGAACCGATGAATATGGCGGAAGCTTTGAGAACAGAATTAGGTTTTTATTGGAAATTGTAGATGCCGTAAATGAAGAATTAAACGAAAATGTAGCGCTGTTTGTAAGGATTTCAGGTACAGAATACGCTGAAAATGGCTGGGATATTGAAAGCAGTGTAGAATTAGCGAAAGTATTAAAAAATCATTCAGTCGATTTGGTAGACGTTTCAAGCGGCGGAAATATTCATGGAGTAAAGATTCCTCTTTTTGACGGATACCAAGTTCCTCTTTCTTCTCAGGTCAAAAACGAGGCGGAAGTAAAAACCGGTGCCGTTGGCTTAATTAAAAAAGTATCACATGCGGAAGAAATTCTTCAAAAAGGCGATGCAGATTTAATTTTTATTGCCAGAGAGATCTTAAGAAATCCATACATTGCTGTTCAGGGTTCATTTGAAATGAATGAAGAATGTTTCTTTCCTCATCAATATTTAAGAGCTAAAATTTCTTCTTAA
- a CDS encoding cytidine deaminase, translating into MKKDIQIGYEYFKNNSELSDIENTLFARAKQARENAYAPYSNFLVGCSVLLENGEIFSGNNQENAAFPSGLCAERTTLFWVAANFPNEKIKKIFIVGGPREFHEKNPPIPPCGACRQSLIEYETKQNENIDLYFSSMNDVVVKVNSIKDLLPFYFDATFL; encoded by the coding sequence ATGAAAAAAGACATACAGATAGGTTACGAATATTTTAAAAATAACAGTGAACTTAGCGATATAGAAAATACGTTGTTCGCAAGAGCAAAACAAGCCAGAGAAAATGCTTACGCCCCTTATTCCAACTTTTTGGTAGGCTGTTCGGTTTTATTGGAAAATGGAGAAATATTCTCCGGAAATAATCAGGAAAATGCAGCTTTTCCGTCCGGTCTTTGTGCCGAAAGAACGACTTTATTCTGGGTAGCAGCCAATTTTCCGAATGAAAAGATCAAAAAGATCTTTATTGTTGGCGGACCGAGAGAATTTCACGAGAAAAATCCGCCAATTCCGCCTTGTGGAGCTTGCAGACAAAGCTTAATTGAATATGAAACCAAGCAGAATGAAAATATTGATCTTTATTTTTCGAGCATGAATGATGTGGTCGTGAAAGTGAATTCTATTAAAGATTTGTTGCCGTTTTATTTTGATGCTACGTTTTTGTAG